The segment ATACTACTACGTGGCCCAAGGGCATTTCAGGAAATCAAAAGGTGAATGCTTTGTGAAGACGGCTTGCCCTCGTGTACAAGAAGTTGGCCTCCGTCTATATAAGGAGGCCTCGTGTACATGTGTGCTCCCATCCACTCCAAAGTACGTAGCCCACCATCGATATACTACCAACATCTCCTCCCTCAATAAATTCCTGCGTGCTCACGTCGAGGAGGCCGCCATGGCCGACACTGCACGGTCGGCGGTGGCAGCGGGGGTGGCGGAGGAGCTCCCCCTTTCTCTCCTGCCCGGCTTCCGGTTCTACCCGACGGACCAAGAGCTCGTCGTCTGCTTCCTCACCCGCAAGGTCCTCGGCCTCCGCATGGAGCTCGACATCATCCCCATGGTGGACCACTGTAGGTTCGAACCCCATGAGCTACCAGGTACTGCACACGAGTACAATCTTGGGTCACAACACATGCATATGTTTCAAATCAAACCGTACTTGTCTATGCGCGCGCCTCCCGTTATTGCAATATTCGCTGTCAGTTTAATTTATACATGCATGATCAGTACGTACAAAAAGATCGTTGCACTAGATTAAGTTGATTCTTCTTTCTTTGCGAGTGAAGTAGTAGTAGTATATGTCAATTGACTTGATGAATATTCCTTATGTTTGCACCTGCCCGCAGCCAAGTCGTTCTCGCCGAGCACAGGCGACCCCGGGGCCAAAGTGGTGTGCTACTTTTTCGCGCCAAGGGGCCGAAAGTACCCAACCGGGCTTCGCATAGACCGGGCAACAGTGAACGGGTTCTGGAAGTCCACCGGGAAAGACCGCCCCGTCATGCAGAACGGCACCGTCGTCGGCATGAAGAAGACGCTCGTGTTCCACGCCGGCCGTGCGCCTAAGGGCACGCGCACCGACTGGGTCATGCACGAGTACCGCCTCCACGGCCACCACATCCAGGTATCTTCCTATCTTTATTTTCTTGATAAAGTTGTAATTGAGCTCCATACCTCACATACACGTGAATGGCTGATCTGATTAGGATAGATACGCCTTGTGTCCGGTCTTCAACAAGAAGACAGTGACCCCATCGACGGATGTGTCCAGTGGTGCCGATGTGGATGAGGATCCAATGCACTTTGTGCCCGGCGGCTTTGACATGAACCCAGATCTGATGGAGTACATGTTTGACGGCACCAACTCTGGCAACGATCCGAAGCAGTCCATGCTTGGAGGCGTCAAGACGGACAAGTATCCGATGGAGTACATGTCTTCCAGCACCAACTCGGACAAGAATCCCAGGCAATTCATGCTTGGAAGAATCGACTCAGAATATGATCCGATGAAATCCGTGCTCCGTGCCATCGGCACAGACAATGATCCCATACAAGTTGAATCCGAGTCAAACAGTCCAACTGCTAACAATGATCTGATGCATTTCTTGCTCGACGGCGTCGGCACTGACAAGGATCACATACAGGTCGAGTCCAACTCCGATTATGCTATCGCGGGCAATGGAGGGGTGCAATTCCTAAGCGGTGGCGGCGACAAGGGCAAGGGACGGGAGCAGGTTGTCACTGATCGCGACATCACAGAAAAGGGAGGCACGAACTATGTGACCGTTGACATGGAAAAAGAAGACGCAGGCACGAACTATGTGGATGGAGTTTGTTAATCAGAAGAGACATGAGAGAACTACCAATATTGTTGTCGATTCTTGTCAATTGTAGAGTGTACCATGTCCGCATGGCATAAATTGTTGATTATTGTCATTTGTGGAGTAAGATATGTACCCAtaaatatagttttatacatatgcATAGTGCATATATTTTGATTTTCACATTTATTTTGATGTTGTTATAGTACTATGTATGCACTCCTGTACTGGGTCACATGTTTCAAATCTAATCttagtttttttgtgtgtgtgtgtgtgcgcgcgcgctatATTTGGATTCGCTGTGAGTTGAATTTACACATGAATGATCTGCAAAAAGGATAGGTGCAGCATGAATTGACTGGATATCCATAACCTTTTTAATAAGCACTATGTCAATTGAGTTATGATATGTGTGTTTTCACCTGCATACGCGTGGAGCCAAATTATTATGGCATAGCACAGGCAATCCCGGGGAAAAGTTGAGTGGTACATGTTCGTGACGAGGGGCCGAAAATATCCAACCCGGCTTCACATGGAGCGGGCAATGCTGAAAGGGTTCTATAAGTCCACCATCAAGGACCGCCCTGTCATGCACAACGGCACCGTTGTCAACATGAAGAAGACACTTGTCTTCCACAATGGCACCGTGAGGTAATAAATTAGGACAAATCCGGCTAACAAATTAGGACGGATAAGGGCTACTACCTCCGCTTGTTTATTAGGCCTCCTGTTATGTTCAATCAAAGTTTGATCAACTATCTGACAAACAAAATATGAAGTATATGCTATAAAATGTAtattgttggatttgtatttgaaagtGGTTTAGAATGGTATAATTTTATGACATGCATATACTTTCTATTTTAATTAAATCTATGATCAAATGTTAACACAAGATAAGGGGGGTATAATAAACATGGATGAAGGGTGTACTTACTATGAATGAGGTTAAATCAGGATTTTGGAATGCTACTTGCTTACTACAAGTTGAGCTAATAAATCGGGACATAGGAATGCTACTTGCTTACTACCGACTTTAAGGAGAAAGGCTACACTTGAGACAAAATTTATACATGGAGTAAAGAGAAAGAGTATAGTGATATAACACACATAGTGGTAGCGACGCCACAATTTGAAACAATAGACACCCAGCAACAGCAGTAGAGCCAGATGCTCCCTTCGATGCTGTTATATCTGAATATAATTCAAAATCACAAATTGCACGGTCCATAGGTTAAAATGACCGTTAGCCTATGATAATGGCGTAAATTTTCAACATCTGTAACAACATCCACACCAAGCAAGCAAGTTGTGCACGTGTGGTTCAAGAAACCATTCACACTAAACTGGGACTAATCAACAGTCCTAAAGAAAAATTGCGCACAGGGTTTCTTAAATCCACAAACTTTTGATTTCTCTTAATTCGGTGAACGTTTTTACAACTCTGTGCACATTTTTTGAAATTCGTGGACATTTTTAAAAGTGCTAAACATTTTTTGAGTTCAGGATTTTTTTTGGTTTCAAATacctttttttttttagaaaaatcaaTGGTCATGCAGCATGCTGGCGATGGAGCGACCGAGCAAAAACAACTACCTAATTGGCCCCAGGCCGGGCGGGCAGGTATCAGGTGATACAGGAGCTTACACGCTCCCGTGATACGAATTTCTGCGAACCGTTCGATCAGATATCCAACGGTCACAAACAGAGCTCCTTCAACTTTGTAAAAAATCCTTTAAGAATCTGATTTTTTCATCCAAGTCCAAGAGCATGGCTGTCACAAATAGATCTCAGATCCAATGACTCATGAAAGCCTGTATCATGGTAGCACCTAAACTCTCGTATCACCTGATATTTTCCCCGGGCGTGCTATGGCGCACATTAGAATGGGCTCCAAGAGACCTTGTCTTTAGGGCCTTATCCAATTGCTGCAGGGCTTGTTGTAAAAAAAGGACACTCGTAGAACTGAGACTTAGTGAGGCAGCACAACCGCAAGGGGGTTGGACCCGCCCGCCCTTGATGGAGGTCAACTGTGCCAACAACAAGCAGCGACGATAGACGAGGTGTGATCGTGTGAGGCGATTGATTAATCCAACACGTTCCTCTACCtcccctctgccgccaccgccttcATCACGCGCTCCATGCACCTCGTTGTCACGTTCCTCCACCTCCCCTCTGCCGCTGCCTCCCCACCGCCGTTGTCACATTCTTATCCACCACACCATGCATGCGCCGCCActtccctcctcctcttcctccccactgcaGCCAAAGCCTTAGTATCGGAGT is part of the Triticum dicoccoides isolate Atlit2015 ecotype Zavitan unplaced genomic scaffold, WEW_v2.0 scaffold157325, whole genome shotgun sequence genome and harbors:
- the LOC119344172 gene encoding NAC domain-containing protein 100-like; this encodes MADTARSAVAAGVAEELPLSLLPGFRFYPTDQELVVCFLTRKVLGLRMELDIIPMVDHCRFEPHELPAKSFSPSTGDPGAKVVCYFFAPRGRKYPTGLRIDRATVNGFWKSTGKDRPVMQNGTVVGMKKTLVFHAGRAPKGTRTDWVMHEYRLHGHHIQDRYALCPVFNKKTVTPSTDVSSGADVDEDPMHFVPGGFDMNPDLMEYMFDGTNSGNDPKQSMLGGVKTDKYPMEYMSSSTNSDKNPRQFMLGRIDSEYDPMKSVLRAIGTDNDPIQVESESNSPTANNDLMHFLLDGVGTDKDHIQVESNSDYAIAGNGGVQFLSGGGDKGKGREQVVTDRDITEKGGTNYVTVDMEKEDAGTNYVDGVC